In the Setaria italica strain Yugu1 chromosome VI, Setaria_italica_v2.0, whole genome shotgun sequence genome, one interval contains:
- the LOC101761667 gene encoding hydroxymethylglutaryl-CoA synthase isoform X1 encodes MAFCSDVEDVISMSLTVVASLLQKYNVDPKLIGRLEVGSETVIDKSKSIKTWLMQIFEESGNTDIEGVDSSNACYGGTAALLNCLNWVESKSWDGRYGLVVCTDSAVCHPKSPSCQCFRYIHFVPVQHLALNCLMQLFMFRFYPEGPARPTGAAAAIAMLIGPDAPISLERKYRASHMAHAYDFYKPDLASEYPVVDGKLSQTCYLMALDSCYRRFCTKYEKLVGQQFSISDADYCVFHSPYNKLVQKSFGQLFFNDFMRNCRLANESSCSLMAVA; translated from the exons ATGGCTTTCTGCAGTGATGTGGAAGATGTAATCTCTATGAG CTTGACAGTTGTCGCGTCGTTGCTGCAAAAGTACAACGTTGATCCTAAGCTAATTGGCCGCTTGGAGGTTGGCAGCGAGACAGTGATAGACAAAAGCAAGTCCATCAAAACATGGCTGATGCAAATTTTCGAG GAAAGTGGTAATACTGACATTGAAGGAGTTGACTCGAGCAACGCATGCTATGGTGGAACAGCTGCCCTGTTAAACTGTCTGAATTGGGTGGAGAGTAAATCATGGGATGGACGTTATGGCCTTGTCGTTTGCACAGATAGCGCAGTTTGTCACCCTAAATCACCTAGTTGTCAATGTTTTCGTTATATCCATTTTGTCCCAGTGCAACATTTAGCACTCAACTGTCTTATGCAATTATTTATGTTCAGGTTTTATCCAGAAGGACCAGCTCGTCCTACaggggctgctgctgctattgCAATGCTTATTGGTCCAGACGCTCCTATCTCACTTGAAAGAAAATATAGAGCTTCTCACATGGCTCATGCTTACGATTTCTACAAGCCAGATCTTGCTAGTGAATACCCG GTTGTTGATGGAAAGCTATCTCAAACATGCTACCTGATGGCTCTGGATTCATGTTATAGACGATTTTGTACCAA GTATGAAAAGCTAGTGGGACAGCAATTCTCAATATCCGATGCAGATTATTGTGTGTTTCATTCTCCATATAATAAG CTTGTGCAGAAGAGTTTCGGTCAACTTTTCTTCAATGATTTCATGCGCAACTGCAG GCTGGCCAACGAATCATCATGTTCTCTTATGGCAGTGGCTTGA
- the LOC101761667 gene encoding hydroxymethylglutaryl-CoA synthase isoform X2 has translation MEMKRNSLSLTVVASLLQKYNVDPKLIGRLEVGSETVIDKSKSIKTWLMQIFEESGNTDIEGVDSSNACYGGTAALLNCLNWVESKSWDGRYGLVVCTDSAVCHPKSPSCQCFRYIHFVPVQHLALNCLMQLFMFRFYPEGPARPTGAAAAIAMLIGPDAPISLERKYRASHMAHAYDFYKPDLASEYPVVDGKLSQTCYLMALDSCYRRFCTKYEKLVGQQFSISDADYCVFHSPYNKLVQKSFGQLFFNDFMRNCRLANESSCSLMAVA, from the exons ATGGAAATGAAGAGAAATTCTCTCAGCTTGACAGTTGTCGCGTCGTTGCTGCAAAAGTACAACGTTGATCCTAAGCTAATTGGCCGCTTGGAGGTTGGCAGCGAGACAGTGATAGACAAAAGCAAGTCCATCAAAACATGGCTGATGCAAATTTTCGAG GAAAGTGGTAATACTGACATTGAAGGAGTTGACTCGAGCAACGCATGCTATGGTGGAACAGCTGCCCTGTTAAACTGTCTGAATTGGGTGGAGAGTAAATCATGGGATGGACGTTATGGCCTTGTCGTTTGCACAGATAGCGCAGTTTGTCACCCTAAATCACCTAGTTGTCAATGTTTTCGTTATATCCATTTTGTCCCAGTGCAACATTTAGCACTCAACTGTCTTATGCAATTATTTATGTTCAGGTTTTATCCAGAAGGACCAGCTCGTCCTACaggggctgctgctgctattgCAATGCTTATTGGTCCAGACGCTCCTATCTCACTTGAAAGAAAATATAGAGCTTCTCACATGGCTCATGCTTACGATTTCTACAAGCCAGATCTTGCTAGTGAATACCCG GTTGTTGATGGAAAGCTATCTCAAACATGCTACCTGATGGCTCTGGATTCATGTTATAGACGATTTTGTACCAA GTATGAAAAGCTAGTGGGACAGCAATTCTCAATATCCGATGCAGATTATTGTGTGTTTCATTCTCCATATAATAAG CTTGTGCAGAAGAGTTTCGGTCAACTTTTCTTCAATGATTTCATGCGCAACTGCAG GCTGGCCAACGAATCATCATGTTCTCTTATGGCAGTGGCTTGA
- the LOC101761667 gene encoding hydroxymethylglutaryl-CoA synthase isoform X3 encodes MQIFEESGNTDIEGVDSSNACYGGTAALLNCLNWVESKSWDGRYGLVVCTDSAVCHPKSPSCQCFRYIHFVPVQHLALNCLMQLFMFRFYPEGPARPTGAAAAIAMLIGPDAPISLERKYRASHMAHAYDFYKPDLASEYPVVDGKLSQTCYLMALDSCYRRFCTKYEKLVGQQFSISDADYCVFHSPYNKLVQKSFGQLFFNDFMRNCRLANESSCSLMAVA; translated from the exons ATGCAAATTTTCGAG GAAAGTGGTAATACTGACATTGAAGGAGTTGACTCGAGCAACGCATGCTATGGTGGAACAGCTGCCCTGTTAAACTGTCTGAATTGGGTGGAGAGTAAATCATGGGATGGACGTTATGGCCTTGTCGTTTGCACAGATAGCGCAGTTTGTCACCCTAAATCACCTAGTTGTCAATGTTTTCGTTATATCCATTTTGTCCCAGTGCAACATTTAGCACTCAACTGTCTTATGCAATTATTTATGTTCAGGTTTTATCCAGAAGGACCAGCTCGTCCTACaggggctgctgctgctattgCAATGCTTATTGGTCCAGACGCTCCTATCTCACTTGAAAGAAAATATAGAGCTTCTCACATGGCTCATGCTTACGATTTCTACAAGCCAGATCTTGCTAGTGAATACCCG GTTGTTGATGGAAAGCTATCTCAAACATGCTACCTGATGGCTCTGGATTCATGTTATAGACGATTTTGTACCAA GTATGAAAAGCTAGTGGGACAGCAATTCTCAATATCCGATGCAGATTATTGTGTGTTTCATTCTCCATATAATAAG CTTGTGCAGAAGAGTTTCGGTCAACTTTTCTTCAATGATTTCATGCGCAACTGCAG GCTGGCCAACGAATCATCATGTTCTCTTATGGCAGTGGCTTGA
- the LOC101761667 gene encoding hydroxymethylglutaryl-CoA synthase isoform X4 — MDVMALSFAQIAQFYPEGPARPTGAAAAIAMLIGPDAPISLERKYRASHMAHAYDFYKPDLASEYPVVDGKLSQTCYLMALDSCYRRFCTKYEKLVGQQFSISDADYCVFHSPYNKLVQKSFGQLFFNDFMRNCRLANESSCSLMAVA, encoded by the exons ATGGACGTTATGGCCTTGTCGTTTGCACAGATAGCGCA GTTTTATCCAGAAGGACCAGCTCGTCCTACaggggctgctgctgctattgCAATGCTTATTGGTCCAGACGCTCCTATCTCACTTGAAAGAAAATATAGAGCTTCTCACATGGCTCATGCTTACGATTTCTACAAGCCAGATCTTGCTAGTGAATACCCG GTTGTTGATGGAAAGCTATCTCAAACATGCTACCTGATGGCTCTGGATTCATGTTATAGACGATTTTGTACCAA GTATGAAAAGCTAGTGGGACAGCAATTCTCAATATCCGATGCAGATTATTGTGTGTTTCATTCTCCATATAATAAG CTTGTGCAGAAGAGTTTCGGTCAACTTTTCTTCAATGATTTCATGCGCAACTGCAG GCTGGCCAACGAATCATCATGTTCTCTTATGGCAGTGGCTTGA
- the LOC101761276 gene encoding uncharacterized protein LOC101761276 — MLVLINKYLRSKNAPAGGGGGGGGGGDEMAPAASNREHRDRDRDRDLYLCLPGCVPVRAKRGSTTAASAATVTTTTRTSRHNFVKAAASGLLAGAQFTNHESLPPLPDAYAEFAAAFPLYGALARADAIRDEEYPHLDRHVCLDYTGINLFSHAQMNSSLPSTSAPPASAASVAWQPPFFDIAYKSASLRAQVQCGDAATGVGAAVTRRIMASLKIPEDEYAMVCTANRTTAFRLLAESYSFQPGKQLLPVYDYESEAVAAMADSARRRGAEVTPASFAWPSMRIHGADLRKKLCRGRRRGGGRGLFVFPLASRMTGARYPYLWMSAAQEQGWHVALDACALGTKDLDTLGLSLIRPDFIVCNFFKVFGENPSGFAGLFVKRSTGLAALERSVIARSIGIVSIVPARRWSLHDGYSTELEHSRSFPKLADPPPPLDDADVETTSSFSGPLSSTAITRSMTLQPDDAAEISEENGFLYQEEPGAQYGGGHGAEQPAKEEEESAMIEVECRGLDHADALGLIAIGNRLRCISNWLVVALQKLRHPHAEGGGHQLVRLYGPRVKFDRGPSLALNVFDWKGERVAPPLVQKLADRHGISLTCGFLRNIWFSDKYDADRAAVLEHIGDDGGAVPVTPGKRRKDAAGDAGILVVNASLGFLSNFEDAYRLWAFVAKFLDADFVEKERWRYTALNQRTVEV, encoded by the coding sequence ATGCTCGTGCTCATCAACAAATACCTCAGGAGCAAGAACGCcccggcgggaggaggaggaggaggaggaggcggcggagacgagatggcgccggcggcctccaaCCGGGAGCACCGAGACCGCGACCGCGACCGCGACCTCTACCTGTGCCTGCCCGGCTGCGTGCCGGTGCGCGCCAAGCGGGGGAGCaccacggcggcgtcggcggcgacggtaACCACCACGACGAGGACGTCGCGGCACAACTTCGTCAAGGCCGCGGCGTCGGGACTGCTCGCGGGGGCGCAGTTCACCAACCACGAGTCgctcccgccgctgcccgaCGCCTACGCCGAGTTCGCCGCCGCGTTCCCGCTGTACGGCGCGCTGGCGCGGGCCGACGCCATCCGGGACGAGGAGTACCCGCACCTCGACCGCCACGTGTGCCTCGACTACACCGGCATCAACCTCTTCTCCCACGCGCAGATGAACTCCTCCCTGCCGTCCACCTCCGCTCCGCCGGCATCGGCGGCGTCCGTCGCGTGGCAGCCGCCCTTCTTCGACATCGCGTACAAGTCGGCGAGCCTGCGGGCACAGGTGCAATGCGGGGACGCCGCGACGGGGGTCGGCGCCGCCGTGACGAGGCGCATCATGGCGTCACTCAAGATCCCCGAGGACGAGTACGCCATGGTGTGCACGGCGAACCGGACCACCGCGTTCCGGCTCCTGGCTGAGTCCTACTCGTTCCAGCCCGGAAAGCAGCTGCTCCCCGTGTACGACTACGAGAGCGAGGCCGTGGCCGCCATGGCCGACagcgcgcgccgccgtggcgcggAGGTCACGCCGGCGAGCTTCGCCTGGCCGAGCATGCGGATCCACGGCGCCGACCTCCGCAAGAAGCTgtgccgcggccggcggcgcggcggcgggcgcgggctcTTCGTGTTCCCTCTGGCTTCCCGCATGACGGGCGCCAGGTACCCGTACCTGTGGATGAGCGCGGCGCAGGAGCAGGGGTGGCACGTGGCTCTGGACGCCTGCGCGCTCGGCACCAAGGACCTCGACACGCTCGGGCTCTCCCTCATCCGCCCGGACTTCATCGTCTGCAACTTCTTCAAGGTGTTCGGCGAGAACCCCTCCGGCTTCGCGGGGCTCTTCGTCAAGAGGTCCAccggcctcgccgcgctcgAGCGCTCCGTCATCGCGCGCAGCATCGGCATCGTCAGCATCGTGCCCGCTCGACGCTGGTCGCTCCACGACGGCTACTCCACCGAGCTCGAGCACTCGCGCAGCTTCCCCAAGCTcgccgacccgccgccgccgctggacgaCGCCGACGTCGAGACCACCAGCTCCTTCTCCGGCCCGCTCAGCTCCACCGCCATCACCCGCAGCATGACCCTGCAGCCCGACGACGCCGCGGAGATCAGCGAGGAGAATGGCTTCCTCTACCAGGAGGAGCCGGGAGCACAgtacggcggcggccatggagcagAGCAGCcggcgaaggaggaggaagagagtgCCATGATAGAGGTGGAGTGCCGGGGGCTGGACCACGCGGACGCGCTGGGGCTGATCGCCATCGGCAACCGGCTGCGGTGCATCAGCAACTGGCTGGTGGTAGCGCTGCAGAAGCTGCGGCACCCGCACGCCGAGGGCGGCGGCCACCAGCTAGTGAGGCTGTACGGCCCGCGGGTCAAGTTCGACCGGGGCCCGTCGCTGGCCTTAAACGTGTTCGACTGGAAGGGCGAGCGGGTGGCACCACCGCTGGTGCAGAAGCTCGCCGACCGCCACGGCATCTCCCTCACCTGCGGATTCCTGCGCAACATCTGGTTCTCCGACAAGTACGACGCCGACAGGGCCGCCGTCCTCGAGCAcatcggcgacgacggcggcgcggtccCGGTCACGCcagggaagaggaggaaggacgccgccggcgacgcggggATCCTCGTGGTGAACGCGTCGCTGGGGTTCCTGAGCAACTTCGAGGACGCCTACAGGCTGTGGGCGTTCGTGGCCAAGTTCTTGGACGCCGACTTCGTGGAGAAGGAGAGGTGGAGGTACACCGCGCTCAACCAGAGGACGGTCGAGGTGTAG